From one Babesia bovis T2Bo chromosome 3, whole genome shotgun sequence genomic stretch:
- a CDS encoding Nuf2 family protein, producing the protein MDLTEEPQILYELFRKVRVDEVVEDLKELGVDVREETLKNPTPEAALCFYGLAIQVVFGKTRTDIRPEDVYSHIHVYDSGVEGLNITSDNLEFLKRGIGNLRFWRYCQKLHETLGLQKIERYEIFNPTPESFHRFISAFVVYRRFREALKSLFEDSVARLNFCVEQDAQLDESINKVRRELQNLQRLKDENLTNIESSVEERAILEHSLLQAKNVFNDSKDEKAKLDGEIEHIKLSINEVQLKKTKSRHLNETLSEQVVVEPDALYNQKNDLEAEDSVATATLNNLEERFEDVIGRIKELEESSKFLVDMKTKLSQHVDEVLKPLLENNSTSQLLQNRNETLREQISQQKCKLEEAKLSLTNTQQQYEDKMNKAKELADAEIKQAHKFAEEIERDVQGIKNTTAEQNDELSKLSNELVNRERYMIATFASIEEYFSKVKEAAEAYKSSMDAVTERLHSTVTKSHPYGAEFIMDESTS; encoded by the exons ATGGACCTAACAGAGGAGCCAcaaatattatatg AGCTATTCAGGAAGGTTCGCGTAGATGAGGTCGTAGAAGACCTAAAGGAACTCGGGGTCGATGTGCGCGAGGAAACACTCAAGAATCCTACGCCAGAGGCGGCTCTGTGTTTCTATGGCTTAGCTATACAAGTAGTATTCGGGAAAACGCGCACAGACATACGCCCAGAGGATGTGTACTCACATATTCATGTCTACGACTCAGGAGTCGAGGG GCTAAATATAACAAGCGACAATCTGGAATTTCTTAAAAGAGGTATCGGGAATCTGAGATTCTGGAGATATTGCCAAAAACTACACGAAACACTAGGACTGCAGAAAATAGAACGCTATGAGATATTCAATCCTACCCCTGAATCATTTCATCGATTTATATCGGCTTTTGTTGTTTACAGAAGGTTTAGGGAGGCTTTGAAAAGCTTATTTGAAGATTCAGTAGCAAGGCTTAACTTTTGCGTGGAGCAGGACGCACAACTTGATGAGTCAATCAATAAAGTTCGACGTGAACTCCAGAACCTACAAAGGTTGAAAGATGAAAATTTAACTAATATAGAATCTAGTGTGGAAGAAAGAGCAATATTGGAACATTCATTGCTCCAGGCAAAGAATGTGTTCAATGATAGCAAGGATGAAAAGGCCAAACTTGATGGAGAAATTGAGCATATCAAACTATCTATCAATGAAGTACAgctaaagaaaaccaaaTCTAGACACCTCAATGAGACACTAAGTGAACAGGTGGTTGTTGAACCCGATGCCCTCTACAACCAAAAGAATGATCTCGAAGCAGAAGACAGTGTTGCGACAGCGACATTGAATAACTTGGAAGAGAGGTTTGAAGATGTAATAGGGCGCATCAAAGAACTAGAAGAGTCCTCTAAATTCCTCGTTGACATGAAAACTAAACTTTCCCAACATGTCGATGAGGTGTTGAAACCTCTGTTAGAAAACAACAGTACCTCTCAATTATTACAAAATAGGAATGAAACTCTGCGCGAGCAAATAAGtcaacaaaaatgtaaGCTAGAAGAAGCGAAATTAAGTCTAACTAATACACAACAACAGTATGAAGATAAAATGAACAAGGCAAAGGAGTTGGCAGATGCTGAAATTAAACAAGCTCATAAATTTGCGGAAGAAATTGAAAGAGATGTACAAGGTATCAAGAATACAACTGCAGAGCAAAATGACGAGTTAAGCAAATTGTCAAATGAACTCGTAAATCGTGAGAGATACATGATCGCAACATTTGCATCCATCGAAGAGTATTTTTCAAAAGTTAAAGAAGCTGCGGAAGCTTATAAAAGTAGTATGGATGCTGTCACAGAAAGATTGCATAGTACTGTAACCAAAAGCCACCCATATGGTGCTGAATTCATCATGGATGAATCGACTTCATAA
- a CDS encoding inorganic pyrophosphatase family protein, with protein MVRISHLLLNTPLFGYVIPHMFRIGSLQCKIASTSHLFDYSQASISSLIVPDVNMEIQTMETGGRGTTEFRMFFAEKGRKVSPWHGIPYKCTTSGLYNMVVEIPRHTTAKMEIATTLEGNPIKQDVLKDGSLRYLDCPYYWNYGAIPQTWEAPIEYGLHDPAFNGMSLIGDNDPVDAVDVSQTTVASGSVVQVKVVGALALVDEGEIDWKMFVVRSDDPHFSEINDLSDIDRVYPGTTTGVMEFFRWYKTPKGKPLNKFLPGKNFVGAAEAVKVLEEMHESYLKLIRGELDAGELWVPKA; from the exons ATGGTTAGAATTTCCCACCTTCTGCTGAACACACCGTTATTTGGCTATGTCATTCCCCATATGTTCAGAATTGGATCATTGCAGTGCAAAATAGCATCTACTAGTCATTTATTTGATTATTCACAAGCGTCTATTTCGAGTTTGATAGTTCCCG ACGTCAATATGGAGATCCAGACCATGGAAACCGGTGGTCGTGGTACCACAGAGTTCCGGATGTTTTTTGCGGAAAAAGGTCGCAAAGTATCTCCATGGCATGGTATTCCTTACAAATGCACTACTAGTGGACTATATAATATGGTGGTGGAGATTCCTCGTCACACTACTGCAAAGATGGAGATTGCTACGACGTTGGAAGGTAATCCCATTAAGCAGGACGTTTTAAAGGATGGTAGTCTTCGTTACCTTGATTGCCCGTATTACTGGAATTACGGTGCCATTCCCCAAACTTGGGAAGCACCTATCGAGTACGGTCTTCACGATCCCGCTTTTAACGGGATGTCTTTGATCGGTGACAACGACCCTGTAGATGCTGTTGATGTTAGTCAGACTACTGTTGCTTCAGGTTCTGTAGTTCAGGTTAAAGTTGTCGGTGCGCTTGCCTTGGTTGATGAGGGTGAGATCGACTGGAAAATGTTTGTTGTTCGTTCTGATGACCCTCATTTTTCTGAAATAAATGACCTATCCGACATTGACCGAGTCTACCCTGGCACTACTACTGGAGTAATGGAGTTTTTCCGTTGGTATAAGACTCCCAAGGGCAAGCCGCTTAATAAATTCCTTCCTGGCAAGAATTTTGTGGGTGCTGCTGAAGCTGTTAAGGTGCTTGAGGAGATGCACGAGTCATACCTCAAGTTGATACGTGGCGAACTAGACGCCGGTGAGTTGTGGGTGCCCAAGGCATAG
- a CDS encoding putative glycylpeptide N-tetradecanoyltransferase: MSQREETNDSPNNGNEESQKNIVDALSQNLGNLKLKAETNSETSSLSAKSLLDIISDATNKPQVNDGNHVFWNTQPVLRFSEDVSSDEIGPIDATSSVSKIPTRPYLLPDAFEWVDIDINDETHLTQLYTLLNENYVEDGECMFRFDYKPAFLQWAMTPPGYKKNWHVGVRVRSSKRLVGFISGVAANIKVLGTSLKAAEINFLCVHKQLRSKRLAPVLIKEVTRRINLCDIWQAVYTAGVLIPRPVATCRYWHRPLDIRKLVTAQFSTIGNRMTISRAQRLYKLPVINDDFSMRPMEPRDIEGVTKLLNSYLTSYKIHQVFTDEEVNHAFLPKKDIVYTYVKCSEEGMVTDILSFYCLESSVINNPRVSHIRAAYSYYNVATTVSFKNLMQKALHFAHEHSFDVFNALDLMENSSILEDLKFGEGDGGLHYYIYNWRVTNLKPSDIGLVLF, translated from the exons ATGTCACAAAGAGAGGAGACTAATGACTCACCTAATAATGGTAATG AAGAATCGCAGAAGAACATTGTAGACGCATTGTCTCAGAATCTGGGTAACCTTAAATTAAAG GCTGAGACAAATAGTGAAACCAGTTCGTTGAGTGCTAAGAGTTTATTAGACATCATAAGTGATGCCACTAACAAACCTCAAGTCAATGATGGAAATCATGTTTTTTGGAACACGCAACCGGTTTTACGTTTTTCTGAAGATGTGTCATCGGAT GAAATTGGTCCTATTGATGCCACATCTTCTGTGAGTAAGATTCCAACTCGCCCTTATTTACTACCGGATGCTTTTGAGTGGGTAGATATTGATATCAATGACGAGACTCACTTAACTCAG TTATATACTCTCCTAAATGAGAATTATGTGGAAGACGGTGAATGTATGTTCCGTTTTGACTACAAGCCTGCATTTCTTCAATGGGCTATGACCCCTCCGGGTTATAAGAAGAATTGGCATGTTGGTGTTCGTGTTCGTTCATCTAAGCGTCTTGTTGGTTTCATTAGCGGTGTAGCTGCCAATATCAAGGTTCTTGGCACTTCTTTGAAGGCTGCTGAGATTAATTTTCTGTGCGTGCATAAGCAGTTACGTTCGAAGAGATTGGCTCCTGTATTGATCAAGGAGGTTACTCGTCGAATTAACCTATGTGATATTTGGCAGGCG GTCTACACTGCTGGTGTTTTAATTCCTCGCCCTGTTGCTACATGTCGTTATTGGCATCGTCCACTTGATATCAGGAAGTTGGTGACT GCTCAATTTTCAACAATCGGTAATCGCATGACCATTTCACGTGCCCAAAGGCTCTACAAACTACCTGTTATAAATGATGATTTTTCAATGCGGCCTATGGAACCACGTGACATCGAAGGGGTGACTAAACTCTTGAATAGTTATCTTACGTCCTACAAAATCCATCAAGTGTTCACTGATGAGGAGGTGAATCACGCATTTCTTCCGAAGAAGGATATAGTCTATACCTACGTAAAATGTAGCGAAG AAGGAATGGTAACAGATATTCTAAGTTTTTATTGCTTGGAGTCGTCTGTGATAAACAATCCTCGTGTGAGTCACATTCGTGCTGCTTACTCGTATTACAATGTTGCTACTACCGTTTCGTTCAAGAATCTAATGCAGAAGGCTCTTCATTTTGCTCATGAGCATAGCTTTGATGTATTTAACGCCTTGGATCTAATGGAAAACAGTTCAATTTTGGAG GACCTCAAATTCGGTGAAGGAGATGGAGGCCTGcattattacatatacaaCTGGCGTGTGACTAAT CTTAAACCGAGCGACATTGGCCTGGTATTATTTTAG